The following are from one region of the Silene latifolia isolate original U9 population chromosome 9, ASM4854445v1, whole genome shotgun sequence genome:
- the LOC141600396 gene encoding pre-mRNA-splicing factor 38-like, protein MANRTDPLAKNIRGTNPQNLVEKIVRSKVYQHTYWKEQCFGLTAETLVDKAMELDHVGGTYGGNRKPTPFVCLVLKMLQIQPEKDIVVEFIKNEDYKYVRILGAFYLRLTGTDTDVYLYLEPLYNDYRKLRMKNQDGQFTLTHVDEFIDDLLTKDYSCDIAMPRIKKRWNLENIGTLEPRRSALEDDFEEEEEKEEDEMDIDDEREKDYRGRSPVRDRDRRHDSHRYRDKDYDRDYDRDRGRGRDRDRDRDRDRDWDYRDRDRDRHRIRDDKDYGRDREREGRERDRRDRDRGRRRSHSRSRSRSRDRKERDEDHRKRHARSPSPRRHGDDDGGAPEKSKKKKEKKEKKDDGTDHPDPEIAEANKLRAKLGLKPLRV, encoded by the exons ATGGCGAATCGTACGGACCCATTAGCTAAGAACATAAGAGGGACAAATCCGCAGAACTTAGTGGAGAAGATAGTCCGAAGCAAGGTGTACCAACACACATATTGGAAAGAACAATGCTTCGGTCTCACCGCCGAAACCCTTGTCGATAAAGCTATGGAGCTTGATCATGTCGGTGGTACTTATGGCGGTAATCGTAAACCTACCCCTTTCGTCTGCCTTGTCTTGAAGATGCTTCAGATTCAACCTGAGAAAGATATCGTTGTTGAGTTCATCAAGAATGAAGATTACAA GTACGTTAGGATACTTGGAGCTTTCTACTTGCGCCTGACTGGAACAGATACGGATGTTTACTTATACCTAGAACCTCTGTATAATGACTATCGAAAACTGCGGATGAAGAACCAAGATGGAC AGTTTACTCTGACCCACGTTGATGAGTTTATTGATGATCTGCTCACTAAAGATTACTCTTGTGACATTGCAATGCCCCGAATCAAGAAAAG ATGGAATCTTGAAAACATTGGTACTCTGGAGCCCAGAAGAAGTGCCCTAGAGGATGattttgaggaggaggaggagaaggaagaGGATGAGATGGACATAGATGATGAACGTGAAAAG GATTATCGTGGTAGAAGTCCGGTAAGAGATAGAGACAGAAGACATGATAGCCACAGATACAG GGACAAGGACTATGACCGTGACTATGATAGAGATCGTGGACGAGGCCGAGACAGGGACAGAGACAGAGATAGAGATAGAGACTGGGACTACCGAGATAGGGACCGGGATCGTCATCGTATAAGAGATGATAAAGACTATGGTCGTGATAGAGAGAGAGAAGGTAGGGAAAGAGATAGGCGTGACAGGGATCGTGGTAGGCGGAGGAGCCACTCAAGAAGCCGAAGTAGGAGTAGGGACCGCAAGGAACGTGATGAGGACCACCGCAAGAGGCATGCTCGAAGTCCAAGTCCTAGAAGGCATGGAGATGATGATGGTGGTGCCCCCGAGAagtcaaagaagaagaaagagaagAAGGAAAAGAAGGATGACGGAACTGACCACCCTGATCCTGAAATTGCTGAGGCTAACAAGTTGCGTGCGAAACTCGGGTTAAAACCTTTGAGAGTATAG